Below is a genomic region from Sphaeramia orbicularis chromosome 6, fSphaOr1.1, whole genome shotgun sequence.
CATGTGGTCTGTAGGTAGTCTCGTTAACCTGCTCCCAGAAGCATCCACCCTCCAGAGAGCCAGCAATCAGCCCCCCGCAGGGGAAGGAGCTGGAGGCTGCCCGGGGGACGTAACACAGAGATGCAACTGGACACCTGAAAACATCCCATTTAAACAACTTTCAGGACAGACATGAGGATGAAGCCACTGACGAAGCACAATGTCCCCCTTATGCATAATTTATGTGATGAACACTTGAACAAGTTACACATTTTTACAATCAAATATTAATGACTTTTGGCCTCCAAGAgtgctaccaaaaaaaaaaaaaaaaaaaaaaaaaaaaaaaaaaaaaaaatccccaatccATTCATTTCTGTACATTTCTTTGATAAGACCATGGGGGAGTCACTTGGGAGTAACATAACATCCACATGTGGAGCTGTGGGTCATCAATTTAGCCATGACAGTTAAGTTTTTGGTTAGTGGATGAAAACGCATTCAATGTGGCGAGAGTAATCATAAGAACAGAAAACCTGAGGGTGTATATACCTGGAGCGTGGTGGCTGCAGCTCCTGGATGTGTGTGCTGGTGTCTCTGGTGTCGTAGATGAGCACCGAGCCATTGATCAGTCCGGCATACACATAGTTACTGTTGTCCAAACACCAGCAGCAGCTCCATACAGGTCGACCCGCATTGTAGGTCTGAACCACTGTGTTGGTCAGCagactgcaacacacacacaacacacagtcaATCGTATTAGCATCATTCACTCTCATCATCCAAGCATCTGAATAAGAAGACGAATATGAAACAACATACTAATATAAGCCAACtttgtgtcatttacatgtaataCCACAGAGGGAATAGGTCGACTAATAGATTTAGAAATAGTGCCACTACAGCTCCACTGTGAGAACTCTCCCTAGGTGTTTGTTCTATATATTCCAGACAGGGTATGCAGCAAATCAGGGCTAGACTCTCACATGACCTCGGGAATCCAGCTGCCTATCGTTATTTGGGTAGCAGGGCTGCTTTGCACGTTCTCATGTGATGTGGGAGGGACAGCTGGTTTGCCAACTGCCACAGAGGACAAGAAAACATGTAGGAGGaagctcatatatatatatatatatatacatatatatatatatatatatatatatatatatatatatatatatatacatacatatatatatatatacatatatacatatatatatacatatatacatatatatatacatatatatatatatatatatatatatatatatatacatatatatatatatatatatatatatatatatacatatatatacatatatatacatatatatacatacatatatatatatatacacatacatatatatatatatacatatatatatatacatatatatatatatatatatatatatatatatatatatatatatatatacatatatatatatatatatatatatatatatatatatatatatatacactatatatatatatatatatatatatacacatatatatatatacacacatatatatatatatatacacacacatatatatatatatatatatacacacacatatatatagtatatatatatatatatatatatatatatatatatatatacatacacacacacacacacacacatatatatatatatatatatatatacatacacacacacacacatatatatatatatatatatatatatatacatacacacacacacacacacatatatatatatatatatatatatatatatatacatacacacacacacacacatatatatatatatatatatatatatatatatatatatatacatatacatatacacacatatatacatatatatatatatatatatatatatatatatatatatatatatatatatatatacacacacacacacacattgtgtgAGCTTTTGGTAATAACAGATGTGGAAATCATGTAGGAaaagtaatttttctttttggtatattctaaaatacaaatgattttttttatgtttatttgcacccattaaaggggtcatattttgctaaacccacttttattagtctttggttcatttatttgtgtatttggggactctaacagttcataaagtttgaatttgaaccctccaggtgatgcacagttatctttatattcattttggaaaaaaaacaagtggatttctacaacccatttcaattccttcttaatttgttacgtctgtaactagttacgtcacgatatttgctcatataaggtcaagacgtcaAACGAACAATTCTCCGAGTATGCCatcattgtttgtcagcagcagcggttgtagtccatactgaaaatatgtccaaactttgagccaatgaCCTAAaattgttcagttgttggttgaatgggacagagcagcacagccaacaaccaggagggggtggggcattaagtggctcatttgcatttaaagggccagtgctcaaaacgacctttctcgtgtcattactcagaaatagggttgaagatggacctgcggagtttaattaatgaagaattcagacccaaccatagcatttacagtttatgtagcccacagggaaatgttttaaaatgcataattccattttttttttttttttaaaaaaaaagcaaaatatcattccatTAAATTCTGTAAGACTTAAGTTCTGAAATACTTTTAAGTTTTTATCTGTCAGATGTGAGGTGGTTTGTTCCAAGTAAAAGAATATAATCTAATAATCAAATGAGATACTGTACAGTACaattattttaaaatttcatattTACAGAACCTTTAATGCATTGTCACATATACCACTATCCTGATATAAATATTTGCCATCTACCCCAACCCTGTGTATGTACCTGGTCAGTTTAATAGTGTTGTCCAGAGCGGCAGACAGCAGCAGACTGTCATTCTGTCTGTTGAAGGACAGTCCTCTGATTTGTTTACTGTGGATGGGGACGTACTGGCTCGCCTTCATGTTCACCACACTCACCTTCTTCACACCACAACCTGATGGAGGACAgaaaaaaattgctgtttttctgGCGAGTATTCTCATGTACAGCTGCGTGTCCCTTGAAATTAGATTGGGTTAAAACTATACTTTGAAATTTAACAGTAATTAACAGTGCATGACTCTTCCTGTGTTCTTATCTATAGCAGCTCAATGAAAGACACTAATAGCATCCTGATGCTTGTCGCTGTGATTAAAAAGTCTCTGTGTTGCTTTGTAGTGTCACCTTTATGGAAATCATCTGGTacaagggaagaaaaaaaaaaaaagaaaaaaagctctaattattttacagaattttcaatcTTGTTAAAGCTTTAATGAGCTGAGTGATTAACAAGTAGGAAAAATGCACAGAAACATTGCTCAGAACAATTAACTACATTGTTGTGAGGTGGTGGTAATGCAAAAGGAGCAAAGCTTATAGAACGTGTGCTTatacaagacacatgaaagcttcAAAGCCAGGAAAGGGAAGAGGGGGTTTAAGTCTATAtgaggaaaaaaggaaaagagaaagggagagaaagagacaaaagaaagaaagattaaccctttcatgcacagtggtcaccacagtggacagctattctacagctgttctcttgtatattcatggattttatcagtcagtacagtggacacttatgcatcatcacatacagtgcagttcataccgttactgtaactatgctgttcttgataaacctgatctgcagtaacatgttttagtataaatcaacaaaacagggtcttttgaagcaaagaaacacgtatttaaaacctaatatcagaaagtgatatggaaaactatgcaataaaaaacatttttaatgctgctcatcagatgttttcccacattttaacacactctactactagttattatttatttcatggagataatatgtaaaaaaaaaaaaaaaaaaaaagttaaatgcatggggtccggctgactcctaaaaaaaaaaaaaaaaccaaaaactaaattgcatggttttttcatgcctaaagaggaataaaaacgctcaggaaaaatatcttgactaaggtttgcataattcatgcatgaaagggttaaggggggaaaaaaaaagaagaaacaaagacTGACCAGGAACCAGTGTGGAGTGAGGGGAAGGCTGTGATGCCAGCAAACAGCTCAGAGGTTCACAGTAGGATAAAACCCTGCAGCCTCCAGCCTGAGACATCAGCAGTGCTTTGGAGAATGTGTACTGAGCAGCTCTGGCTCCGTCCGGCCTCTGAGATGAACCGAGGAACAGCGAAGACGAGGCCgcggaggaggaagaaggaattAAGCTCCTGCCAGTCTGAGCCATCAGAGTTTTCATCTCCTAGAGAGAGAAGACATGGCACATAAAAGACGAAGTCAACAATATGACCACTATCTGAATCCAATGTTTTTTCATTAACAGGttaatggtctttttttttttttttgagagggtGGGGgtgtaaataactaaataaataaaaatcaaccaCCTACTCCAAAGTCTGAGAAAAAGCAGCTCTTTTTACTGATACCTGTAGCTCTTTTTGCATTTGTCCACACTGGTTGGTGACCACCTGTAGCCTCAGTTTGTCCTGAGCTGATTCCAGTTCAGCTTTTCTCCTCAGGGACTGCTCCTGTTCCAAAGCCCTGCAAATACAAACAAAGCACCTTATTTAAATGCAGTTAATTACATTCAAAACACAGTAGATTGTGAATAGCTTTGTTGGCACTTTAACATGAGCACAACAGATGCATTATGGGTGTAGAATCTCTTAATGAATGTACACTAGtgctgtcaaaatgaatgtgGTAAATATACCAAATAATTTGACATATATTTAATGCTTTATCAAATCTAAACACAACTATGATAAGTTTTTGTtcattacatttcttttttttattattatacagttTTAGTCTCtggttcttttttaaaatttcttattCATCAAATACAATCTGATTatgacattttaatatattttgtttACAACACTGTATGCACTTAGTCAACACTATTTAATGCTGCAGAAACATAAATTAAAAACGTTTCAAAGGGGTAAATCTAAAAAATAAGTATGTGGCTGCAACCTGTGTGAACGCACTGCTAATAAGTACAACTGTAACAGGGCCTggccaagcaaaagtgaacatccgGGTCAATTTATATtttctctatctctatctatttTTCTCTCTAACAAtattttgattactcagcatgaaagacatatatctctgTTTTCTAAGACTGCATTTGTttcatttgtacctgaattacaactagatatataagaaaatatatgaaaatacagtgtaaattaagaacagtaaaggttataaatgaatgtatacagcggaaattcagaatgtaaatgacaatgtgtaaataaatatgttcaaaatatatgcctgtgtctaatcttatatttcataataatcaaatactataatgattttgaatgttatttatctgtttttttttttaatagcagaaagatgtgcattaaatatagtaatgaaacatatgtggccTAAacctgataattttatcagtatcttaataaaatctttgattattattctggtgcatcacactgaacaaacacctcactctgttactttttttGGATTCTTACTCTGTTACCATGAATTAacgtcttttaaaactaaaataaaaatgatatcagtttcacttttggatataatgtactctcatatattaagaaaagggTGGTATGTTAAATATTttcactttccttgaggaacagcccGGTTTGgtgttttttccaaaccttgaataactatCGTATATTTTCCTCACTCTGTTAccttgtcaatgatgataaattcatgtttttattaaatatttttgattaTTATTCCTTAATGACATGTTatagtacttgcttagacctacaatttgagttATCGTCGctgttaaattaatttttaaaaacaaatatggAATGactagtattgctgcacagtgctttctcactccattactcgcttggccaggcccaacAGTGTTCTAAAAACATCTTGAtgcagacttaaaaaaaaaaaaaatttccagaaCTTTGAGAACTGGGGGTGTGTTCATTATACTGGATGTTTGGTTAAGATATTGCAACCACACCTAATCATCTTATCTAAGCATACTGGTTACAAGTCTGAATTTTCAGCATGCTAGCGGAGAATCAGAAAATATTACTCACCGTTTTAAGCTCTCCTGCTCAGAGTTGTCAAGCGCTCTAAGCCTTGTAACGTACAGCTTTACAATGTCAGAACGTTTTGCTTTCTTGTTGCACTGAACACAAACAAGAGAATATGCAAGTCATGATATCTGACAAGTGTACAAACACAGGGCTGGTGTAATTTCCTGGGAGACTACAGTAGTGTTGCTGACCTGTGGACATTTCGCAGCTGGGCCAGCAGCTTTCAACCACCGCTGGATGCAGGTGAAGCCGAAGAGGTGTCCACAGCGTAGAGCAGAGGGTCGGTGTTCACCTGCTGCCGTCCACGCCTCAAAGCAGATGGTGCACGTGTCGCCTTCTCCTTCCTCAGTGTGCAACAGCTGGATAGGAGCCGGAGCTGCTGGGGCTGGCTAGATGTGAAAAAGAGTGTTAAAGTGACAAATTtaagtaaaaatgcaaatgaaattcAAGTAATACAGACTGTATGTTTTTAGCCTCTAGAGCTCTAACTCTAGAGAAAGTGCCggtggtgtacagggtggggaagcaaaatttacaatattttgaggcagggattgaaagacagtgtatgaccaattagttta
It encodes:
- the rfwd3 gene encoding E3 ubiquitin-protein ligase RFWD3 produces the protein MEAMEVDLPVEIQGGRHSSQLEVASGAAAAAAAGQAENNNEPHVISDSGSSTEVDEEDDDDRRGQTAPPRLPATWAFSQRAVGSSVDTPPLRRRVRQGLRVHYPSQTAAPSRGFPDFLLRAPAASVADPESSSTTEVSESDEEDEDEEGANESNSTAAAASGETLQPVSSVGLHLNTTEAQEAASSSASGSERTEGQNQNVLPAPAAPAPIQLLHTEEGEGDTCTICFEAWTAAGEHRPSALRCGHLFGFTCIQRWLKAAGPAAKCPQCNKKAKRSDIVKLYVTRLRALDNSEQESLKRALEQEQSLRRKAELESAQDKLRLQVVTNQCGQMQKELQEMKTLMAQTGRSLIPSSSSAASSSLFLGSSQRPDGARAAQYTFSKALLMSQAGGCRVLSYCEPLSCLLASQPSPHSTLVPGCGVKKVSVVNMKASQYVPIHSKQIRGLSFNRQNDSLLLSAALDNTIKLTSLLTNTVVQTYNAGRPVWSCCWCLDNSNYVYAGLINGSVLIYDTRDTSTHIQELQPPRSRCPVASLCYVPRAASSSFPCGGLIAGSLEGGCFWEQVNETTYRPHVLPLETAGCTDIQVETESRHCLVTYRPGRSNPSLRCVLMALNRTPQQDSSQLPVCSSSPVQTFNAGSSCKLLTKNAVFKSPDGGGMLVCAGDEASNSTLVWDAGSGSLLQKLPANLPVLDISPFAVNGEHFLASLTEKTLKLYRWE